From the Streptomyces sp. NBC_01216 genome, the window GGCGAGGCGCTGGGCGCCATCGACGTAGAGCGGGGTGCCAAGGTCTCCGGCTCACGCTTCTACTACCTGACGGGCGTGGGCGCCCTGCTGGAGCTGGCCCTCGTCAACGCCGCGATCGCGCAAGCCACCGAGGCCGGTTTCATCCCGATGCTGACCCCCGCGCTGGTCCGCCCGCGCGCGATGGAGGGCACCGGCTTCCTCGGCCAGGCCGCGGAGAACGTGTACCACCTGGAGAAGGACGACTACTACCTCGTCGGCACCTCCGAGGTCCCGCTCGCCGCGTACCACATGGACGAGATCATCGACGCGGACAAGCTGCCCCTGCGCTACGCCGGGTTCTCTCCGTGCTTCCGCCGGGAGGCCGGCACCTACGGCAAGGACACCCGCGGCATCTTCCGGGTCCACCAGTTCGACAAGGTCGAGATGTTCTCGTACGTCGCTCCGGAGGACGCCGAGAACGAGCACAAGCGGCTCCTCGAGTGGGAGAAGCAGTGGCTGACCAGCCTCGAGCTGCCCTACCAGGTCATCGACGTGGCCACCGGCGATCTCGGCTCCTCCGCCTCGCGCAAGTTCGACTGCGAGGCGTGGATCCCGACCCAGGGCAAGTACCGCGAGCTGACCTCCGCGTCGAACTGCGACGGCTTCCAGGCACGCCGGCTCTCCGTGCGCATGCGCGACGACCGCGACGGCAAGAAGGTCGTCCAGCCGCTCGCGACGCTGAACGGCACGCTCTGCGCCGTCCCGCGGACGATCGTGGCGATCCTGGAGAACCACCAGCTGGCCGACGGTTCCGTCCGGGTGCCCGAGGTGCTCCGGCCGTACCTCGGCGGCCGTGAGGTCCTGGAGCCGATCTCCAAGTGAGCTCCTTCCCCTACCGGCTCGTCGCGACGGACCTCGACGGCACGCTGCTGCGGTCCGACGAGTCCGTCTCGGACCGTACGCGTGACGCTCTCGCCGCCGTGGTGGCGGCCGGGGCGGCGCACATCGTCGTGACCGGTCGGGCGGTGCCCTGGACCCGGCACATCCTCGACGACCTCGGCTACGAGGGCCTCGCGGTGTGCGGTCAGGGCGCGCAGGTCTACCACGCCGGCGAGCACCGGCTGCTGACCTCCGTGACGCTCGACCGGCAGCTGGCCGGCCTGGCCCTGTCGAAGGTCGAGGCCGAGGTGGGCCCGCTGGCACTGGCCGCCAGCCGCGACGGCCTGGACGGCGAGGTGCTGGTGGGCCCCGGCTACCGCGTCCAGGAAGGGCCTCTGCCGGTACACACGATGGAGGACCCGACGGACCTGTGGTCGGCTCCGCTGAACAAGGTCTACATCCAGCACCCGACGCTGTCGGACGACGAACTGACCCGGGCCGCCCGCGAGACGGTCGGCAGCCTGGTGGACGTGGTCATGGCGGGTCCGGGAATCGTGGAGATCCTCCCCCTCGGCCTGAGCAAGGCGACCGGTCTGTCACTGGCGGCGCGCCGACTGGGCGTGAAGGCGGCGGAGACCATCGCCTTCGGTGACATGCCCAACGACATCCCCATGTTCGCGTGGGCCGCCCGGGGCGTGGCGATGTCCAACGCCCACGCGGCACTGAAGGCGGTCGCCGACGAGGTGACGTCCTCGAACGAGGAGGACGGCATCGCCGTCGTCCTGGAACGCCTGCTGGGGCGGTAAGCCCCGGGAGGCCGAACCAACCCGGACCCCACCACGGCCCGGGGCGGATGCGACGCCCTGGGACTCGGGTGTCTTGCCACTCGGCCGATCCTCCGGGAGGGGCGGTCCGCGCGGCGGAACCGCGCGCTCGAAGCGACCGCCCCCGCGGCGCTCAGTGTGCGCCGCGCTGAAGGGAGCCCGACGGACGCGGACTCCGACTCGAGATCGTGCCGGCCGGCATCGTGCTCCTCCCCGGTCTCACGGCGGGACGCCGTCTCCCGCTCTCGTCCCGTGGAATCAGTGTGCGCGCGGTCCGTGTCCGGTGGCCAACGAATTACCGCGCGTGAGGGGTCGGCAGGCCAGGCCCACGGCCAGCGAGACAGCGTGCCCCACGTCCGTGTAGGTGCGGGTCGTGCACAGCGGCGCGACGAAGGCCGCCACCGCCCCCACCACGTAGAGCCCGCGCCAGGGCCAGGGCAGCCGGTACGTCAGGATCCCGACCGACGCCGCGATCCCATAGCTCACCCCGATGTCCACCACATGGGCCATGCTCCCCGGCACGTCATGGTCCTGGATCGCCTCCAGGACCACCTGCTGGCTGATCAGCGTGGCGGCGACGTGCGCCGTAGCGACCGTGAGGAACCACCGGTAGGTCCCGATCCACCGCTCGACCGGGGCGTGGAAGACCTCGAAGAGCAGCACGTACAGGAGGAAGTCGGCCGGCTCCTCGATCCAGAAAGCACTGCCGAGCAGCGCACGCACCGGATGGTGGGCCAGCTCGTACAGATTGCTGCTGGTGCGGTGCAGCAGGGAGTGCTCGAGTCCGCCCGGGGCCAGCGCGAGGATGATGCTGGTCAGCGCGATGATCAGCAGCCAGACATGCGTACCGGGTGACGAACGCACCCACGACCTGATCGGTCGGGACGGTTCGCCACCCGGGAAGGTTACGCTCGGCACTCTTCCGTGCCTATCACTCCGGACGCGGAGAAACCTCAGAAATTGATCATGTGTCCGGCAAGTCCGTGAACCGCTTCCTTGACGGCTTCGCCCAGCGTCGGGTGGGCGTGGACGTTCCGTGCGACCTCGTGGACGGTCAGGTCCCACTGCTGCGCCAGTGTCAGCTCCGGCAGCAGTTCGGTGACGTCCGGGCCGATCAGGTGGGCACCGATGATCTCGCCGTGTGTGGCGTCGGCGATGATCTTCACGAAGCCGGTGGAGTCCCCGAGGCCGTGTGCCTTGCCATTCGCCGTGAACGGGAACTTGGCGACCTTGACGTCGAAGCCCTTCTCGCGCGCCTGCGCCTCGGTCCAGCCGAAGCTGGCGATCTGCGGCTGACAGTAGGTGGCGCGCGGGATCATCGGGTAGTCGAGCTCCATGGTCTCGGCGTCCGCGATGGTCTCGGAGGCGATCACTCCCATGGACTCCGCGGTGTGTGCCAGCATCAGCTTCGCGGTCACGTCGCCGATGGCGTAGATGTGGGGCACGTTCGTACGGCACCGGCCGTCGACCTCGATCGCGCCGCGCTCGGTGAGCGCGACACCGGTGTTCTCCAGGCCGTAGCCGGTGACGTTCGGCGCGAAGCCGATCGCCTGCAGGACCTTGTCGGCCTCCAGGACCTTCTGTGCGCCGTCCTTGCCGGTGACGGTGACGCGGACCTGCGGGCCGGACTCGTCGATGGACTCGACGCGCGTCGAGGTGAGGACGTCGATGCCGAGCTTGCGGTACTGCTTGGCCAACTCCTTGGAGACGTCGGCGTCCTCCAGCGGCGCGACACGGTCCAGGAACTCGACGATCGTGACCTTCACACCGTAGTTGTTCAGGACGTAGGCGAACTCGATGCCGATCGCACCGGCACCCGCGATGACGATCGACTGCGGGATGCCCTCGGCGAGGATCTGCTCCTCGTAGGTGACCACGCGCTCGCTGCGGGAGGTGCCGGGAAGCAGCCGCGGCGTCGCACCGGTGGCGATGACACAGTTGTCGAAGGTGATCGTCTGCGAGGTGCCGTCGGACAGGGCCACCTGGAGGGTGTGGGCGTCGACGAAGGTACCCCGGCCGTCGAACTCGGTGATCCCGTTCTTCTTCATGAGGAAGTGGACACCCTTGACGCGGCCGTCCGCGACCGTGCGGCTGCGGCGGAACGCCTCGCCGTAGTCGAAGGAGACGGTGCCGTCGACCTTGATGCCGAAGGTCTTGGCCTCGTGGTGGAAGATGTGGGCGAGCTCGGCGTTGCGCAGCAGTGCCTTGGTGGGGATGCAGCCGACGTTCAGGCAGACACCGCCCCAGTACTTCTCTTCGACGACCGCGACCCGCTTGCCCAGCTGGGCGGCGCGGATGGCGGCGACGTAGCCGCCGGGGCCAGCTCCGAGTACGACGACGTCGAAGCGGTCTGACATGACTGACTCCCGAAGGTGATGAGGGTGTTGGTGTCCGCGTACGAGCCCACAGTAATCCCGCGGCGTTCGGGAGAGCAGTCGGAGGATGACCGGGCAGCCGGGTGCGGAGGAGGAGGATCGCCGGCGGCCCGGAAGCGGTGGGGCCGGGGCTGGGACGGTACCGGGCCCGGACAGTGCCGCACCCGCACGCCCCGCCCCCGCCCCGCTGGTACTACTCCTCGCCCGCGAGCGTCAGGGTCCGCAGCTTCTGGCCGGCGTACCAGGTCGCCAGGACCGTCACTCCGGCCAGGAGGGCGACCGCGGCCGGGAGGCCCACGTCGGAGGTGACGAGGCCCTCGCCGCTCACCTTCTGGGCGACCGCCAACGCCCACTGCTGCACGCTGAGCGTCTTCGCCCCCTCGATCAGGGAGCCGAACAGCGCCTCCCACACCAGGGCGTAGACGAGGCCGATGACCACCGCGTGCCGGCTGACCGTGCCGAGCAGCAGGAAAAGGGCGCTGTAGGCGAGGGAGGCGACCAGCGCCGCGACGGTGTATGCCGTCGCCACCTGCTGGCCGTTCCCGTTGAGGATCATGCCGGCGACGAAGGTGGGGATGGCAGAGAAGACCATCGTGACGGCGACCGCCACGATCAGCTTGGTGAAGATGATCGTGGGCCGCTTCACCGGCTTGGACAGCAGATAGACGATCGAGCCGTCGTCGATCTCCGGGCCGATGGCGCCCGTGCCGGCGATGACGCCGATCAGAGGCACCATCGTGGCCAGCGCGAATCCGCCGAGGACGTCGGCCGCGACCTGGTCGTCCGCGCCGTTGAAGGCCCGTACCGCAGCGGCGATCACCAGCAGCAGGGCGGGCAGCGCGAAGAGGATCAGTGCCCGTCGGCGGCCGAGGAGGGCCCGGTAGGTGAGCCGGGCGACTGTCGGGTTGTACATCGGTGGGACTCCTTTCAGGCCGCGACGAGGTACGAGAAGACGGATTCGAGGGACTCGTCGGACGGCGAGACCGTGAGCAGACGGATTCCGTGCTTCCGGGCCACCCGGGGCAGCAGCTCCGTGAAGCGGCCGAAGTCCACCGCCTGGATGCGCAGCGCGCCCTCGGCGAGGTCGACCTCGATACCGGCGG encodes:
- the lpdA gene encoding dihydrolipoyl dehydrogenase; translation: MSDRFDVVVLGAGPGGYVAAIRAAQLGKRVAVVEEKYWGGVCLNVGCIPTKALLRNAELAHIFHHEAKTFGIKVDGTVSFDYGEAFRRSRTVADGRVKGVHFLMKKNGITEFDGRGTFVDAHTLQVALSDGTSQTITFDNCVIATGATPRLLPGTSRSERVVTYEEQILAEGIPQSIVIAGAGAIGIEFAYVLNNYGVKVTIVEFLDRVAPLEDADVSKELAKQYRKLGIDVLTSTRVESIDESGPQVRVTVTGKDGAQKVLEADKVLQAIGFAPNVTGYGLENTGVALTERGAIEVDGRCRTNVPHIYAIGDVTAKLMLAHTAESMGVIASETIADAETMELDYPMIPRATYCQPQIASFGWTEAQAREKGFDVKVAKFPFTANGKAHGLGDSTGFVKIIADATHGEIIGAHLIGPDVTELLPELTLAQQWDLTVHEVARNVHAHPTLGEAVKEAVHGLAGHMINF
- a CDS encoding rhomboid-like protein, with protein sequence MRSSPGTHVWLLIIALTSIILALAPGGLEHSLLHRTSSNLYELAHHPVRALLGSAFWIEEPADFLLYVLLFEVFHAPVERWIGTYRWFLTVATAHVAATLISQQVVLEAIQDHDVPGSMAHVVDIGVSYGIAASVGILTYRLPWPWRGLYVVGAVAAFVAPLCTTRTYTDVGHAVSLAVGLACRPLTRGNSLATGHGPRAH
- the serS gene encoding serine--tRNA ligase, which produces MIDLRLLREDPDRVRASQRARGEDVALVDALLSADERRRSSGVRFDELRSEQKALGKLIPKATPEERAELLQKAEQLKTDVKAAEAEQNEADETARNLLLQLGNIVHTEVPVGGEEDFVVLETHGTIRDFAAEGFAPKDHLELGEALGAIDVERGAKVSGSRFYYLTGVGALLELALVNAAIAQATEAGFIPMLTPALVRPRAMEGTGFLGQAAENVYHLEKDDYYLVGTSEVPLAAYHMDEIIDADKLPLRYAGFSPCFRREAGTYGKDTRGIFRVHQFDKVEMFSYVAPEDAENEHKRLLEWEKQWLTSLELPYQVIDVATGDLGSSASRKFDCEAWIPTQGKYRELTSASNCDGFQARRLSVRMRDDRDGKKVVQPLATLNGTLCAVPRTIVAILENHQLADGSVRVPEVLRPYLGGREVLEPISK
- a CDS encoding HAD family hydrolase; its protein translation is MSSFPYRLVATDLDGTLLRSDESVSDRTRDALAAVVAAGAAHIVVTGRAVPWTRHILDDLGYEGLAVCGQGAQVYHAGEHRLLTSVTLDRQLAGLALSKVEAEVGPLALAASRDGLDGEVLVGPGYRVQEGPLPVHTMEDPTDLWSAPLNKVYIQHPTLSDDELTRAARETVGSLVDVVMAGPGIVEILPLGLSKATGLSLAARRLGVKAAETIAFGDMPNDIPMFAWAARGVAMSNAHAALKAVADEVTSSNEEDGIAVVLERLLGR
- a CDS encoding ABC transporter permease — its product is MYNPTVARLTYRALLGRRRALILFALPALLLVIAAAVRAFNGADDQVAADVLGGFALATMVPLIGVIAGTGAIGPEIDDGSIVYLLSKPVKRPTIIFTKLIVAVAVTMVFSAIPTFVAGMILNGNGQQVATAYTVAALVASLAYSALFLLLGTVSRHAVVIGLVYALVWEALFGSLIEGAKTLSVQQWALAVAQKVSGEGLVTSDVGLPAAVALLAGVTVLATWYAGQKLRTLTLAGEE